CCCGGCCACGTCCAGGAGGTCCTTTTCCAGGATGAGGAAGAAAGGATCGCTTTTGAGGACGTTGGTCATGGTTTCCAGCTCCTTGTCCGAAGGGGTCTGGCCGGTGTTGTAGGCCATGGCCCCCCGGACATAGCCTTGCCGGTAGACCTCCATCCAGAAGTCGTCGCTCACGGTCTTCTTTGTCTGCATGGGTTCGTCGATGAGGCCGGCCACATCGGCCTGGTCGGCCTTGCTCAGGGCCCCGTCCTTGGTCTGGCCGTGGTCGAAGTCCCAGATCAGGCGAAAATCCAGGCCCAGGGGATGATCCTTCCCCGAGCCGATGACGATGACCGTGCGGTCTGAGAGGACGTCCGGAATGCTGAAGAGTCGGGAATGGGGGTACCAGTCCTGGGTGATGTCCGGCCAGGACGGGGCCGGCAGGTAGAAGCTCGTGTCTTTGGCACTCGTGGCCATCAGGTTTGAGCAGACCGGCAGGACCGAGTCGTTGTGGTACCCGGCTATGGCCAAAATGGTTTGGGTGTAGGCCATGGCCGCGGAGTTGTTCACGAAGTTGCCGGGATCGGGGGTGACCCTGGTCCAGCCGCTGTAGAGGATGTAGCGCGGGGCCAAACGATCCTTGATGGTGGCGAACCGCTTGGTGAACCAGAGAAGCCAGGGGTTGTAGGTGGCGGTTTGGAGGTCACCCAAGGCGTTCAGGTAGGTTTGGTCGAAATCCCGGACATTCTGAACGGCCACGGGCCAGCGGCTCTGGGCCCGATCCTTGTCGTAGCGCAGCCGATGGCCGACAACGCCCACACCGGTGGAGAAGTAGATGTTGGCGTTGCCATCAAAGGAGTCCCAGGACAGATCCGAGGTGGCCTGGGTGGCCACGTCCTTGTTGGCCAGAAAGCTCCAGTTGTTGGGCCAGGTGTTCACGGCCTCGGGCGTGCCGTGGTGAGGTCCGGCCAGGATGATGGCCTTGCGCAGGAAGTCATAGTCAGACGTTGTGCCGGCAAAGGCCTTGTGGGTCTCGATGGCCGTGCGGGCAATGAGACCGCCCGTGGAATGGGTGATGACGACCACCCCGGTCGTGGAATCGGACAGGCCGCGGCCTAGATCCGTGCCCGGCAGCCGGAG
This window of the Deltaproteobacteria bacterium genome carries:
- a CDS encoding alpha/beta fold hydrolase, whose translation is TPDGSARLVLGYDPRASVLSATSPVTVEVSSQSDGAFQWTEYTVDLGPNVLAQASVRLVEAQPMGPKTAVVVSDGGEILTLDGEAALDGSFVVASSNAAGLVDIDKSGLVPAADNLNGVFTTIFTQEIGSSKTVIAIDFQPVGGKAKRLETISVGKGTVFSSSSFSLTDSARTNRLVVASVVSGSTVLYALQDFVDWTRFQSLPPVISAFTLAQTRASAGNMTNSLTDSHDRDRQPVDAGTVYSHYLLDLDVLLRSRAVPNWADTAYGQNPPADGTGRIPVVLLHGWQGNVHYRSAARLCDWEHSPVNNFSKLISYYLGTPALNQKYHLYLLRWPSYKHLTMSGELFGRLLADVRLRLPGTDLGRGLSDSTTGVVVITHSTGGLIARTAIETHKAFAGTTSDYDFLRKAIILAGPHHGTPEAVNTWPNNWSFLANKDVATQATSDLSWDSFDGNANIYFSTGVGVVGHRLRYDKDRAQSRWPVAVQNVRDFDQTYLNALGDLQTATYNPWLLWFTKRFATIKDRLAPRYILYSGWTRVTPDPGNFVNNSAAMAYTQTILAIAGYHNDSVLPVCSNLMATSAKDTSFYLPAPSWPDITQDWYPHSRLFSIPDVLSDRTVIVIGSGKDHPLGLDFRLIWDFDHGQTKDGALSKADQADVAGLIDEPMQTKKTVSDDFWMEVYRQGYVRGAMAYNTGQTPSDKELETMTNVLKSDPFFLILEKDLLDVAG